Within the Carassius gibelio isolate Cgi1373 ecotype wild population from Czech Republic chromosome B15, carGib1.2-hapl.c, whole genome shotgun sequence genome, the region CTCCTCGTCATGCTCTGAACGCTCCAATTTATATGATAGCGCCTTCTCCTGGCTGTGGAAGATATACTACTCAAATGCAACAGAAAAGACaactataaataaattatgaaaccaAAAAATAAACTCAAATATGGCTCCTACAATTgccattaatcatttgacagcacttcaGCACTCCAGCAACAGGCtaaacaatgaataatatataatataaatgtatagttgtggcaaatatttacagtaaaatgcaaAGTCTCAAATTCACAGTTTCATAAAATTTGATGTACATCATGATTACATAATTTCTCAAATAAAACCATACAATCATTGAACTTTGTTAACATTCTGTGCAGTTTCTGTTACAGCTATTTGCAAGATTTTATActccatataattttttttgcgaATTTCTGGAAATTTCAAACCATAAACAACAGGGTTCAGTATAGGTGGTACAATGAGAAACTCTAATGAAATAATGATTGACAGCCCAATAGGGAGTTCCAAAGTTGGAACCCGACTCAAAATGACCTCGCAAAATATAGCTACTGAGAAATTTAAGAGGATCACTATGTGTGGAATACAAGTTTGATATGCTTTTCTCCTGAAATCTAGTGAGCTTTTTCTACAAATGATAAGAATTTTAACATAGGAGTATAATATAAAACTTAAAGGCATGATAAGAGTTGTGGTCAATATGAACAAGCCAAAAACATTATTAACAATAGTGTTTGCACAAGAAAGCTTGACAATTTCCCAGTTGTGACAGTACACCTTCCACAGTTTGTTACCACACATCGTGAGTCTGGCATTTAATATACAAGCAATACCATAACAAAGCATTGGATAAACCCAGCTTATAGATATCAAAACAGATAACATCCTGGGGGTCATTATGTTGTTGTATTGTAAGGGTTTACTGATTGCCACATACCTGTCAAATGCCATTAACATTAAGATTGTGTATTCATTTGATGCATATGAATAAATGACAAAAGCCTGTAAAATACATGCGGCACGGGAGACTGAGTTTGTATCAGACAGCAAGTCTGTCAGTAATCTTGGGAAAAAAGCAGCTGTTCCAAACACAGAGTTGACGGATAAACATGAAATCAGAATGTACATGGGTTGGTGCAATGTCCTTTCGAAAAAAATTGCAAGAATAATAAGGGCATTAAAGAATACAATAGCACAATATAGAATAAATCCCAAACCGAAGAAAGCATATCTTATGTACCCCATATTTTCAAACAACATCAAGTAAAAGTATGTTACATTTTCCATTAAGCAAAGATTTAATTAGTTGACCTGAGGATGAGAACAGAAAAAGGTAATATGATCTTTATGtatcctaaaaataaaaagttttaatggTTATCAGCTTCAGATAAccacaatgttttaaataatacatcATGTGAATATAAAGTACAATACATGCAGTTGCATTACCAGAAATACCTTCTGTGATATGATCTCAAATAACCATCACTTTCTCTTCAAATAATGTGCGAATGTGGATTG harbors:
- the LOC127972386 gene encoding putative gustatory receptor clone PTE03, encoding MENVTYFYLMLFENMGYIRYAFFGLGFILYCAIVFFNALIILAIFFERTLHQPMYILISCLSVNSVFGTAAFFPRLLTDLLSDTNSVSRAACILQAFVIYSYASNEYTILMLMAFDRYVAISKPLQYNNIMTPRMLSVLISISWVYPMLCYGIACILNARLTMCGNKLWKVYCHNWEIVKLSCANTIVNNVFGLFILTTTLIMPLSFILYSYVKILIICRKSSLDFRRKAYQTCIPHIVILLNFSVAIFCEVILSRVPTLELPIGLSIIISLEFLIVPPILNPVVYGLKFPEIRKKNYMEYKILQIAVTETAQNVNKVQ